From Trichoplusia ni isolate ovarian cell line Hi5 chromosome 20, tn1, whole genome shotgun sequence, a single genomic window includes:
- the LOC113503841 gene encoding odorant receptor 85c-like: MLYSNLPQDYKKTFSRYIYLFKFIGIQFFDEPNGVFTKANLKLTVFVITFLPFVIGQFSLISKIRIENFLESVRVVPVDIMFFLDLVKLSILIIRRSDIRDMFLEIGELWPKGLKSDEEKSVILKAWLKRIRIPLDFFFFFAIANLCLFEVIPFIMSCFNISHGMDVYVFPFKPPNVWNINSTFVFLITYLWEISCTVPCQMCVYLPFDLLIVTMTSNVSALLRLLQIDLKNAIKLRDSNMLLKNNIHKSDSDGYQEVKTIIETHQKLLRIADQLSNIFGIVIFIHAMFAALEICFFGFLTVICVGPAETIANFLTVLSAVFTIFLLSLSGQLLCDTSSEVADAAYQSYWYESDVKVKKLILFIIIRAQRPSYLSALGFSELTLRSFSKIMSSSWTYLSLLLQVYEET; encoded by the exons atgttgtattcAAACCTTCCTCAAGATTACAAAAAGACATTCAGTCgatacatatatttattcaaattcattGGCATACAGTTCTTTGATGAGCCCAATGGCGTATTCACAAAAGCtaacttaaaattaactgtATTCGTTATTACCTTCTTACCTTTCGTCATTGGCCAATTCAGTTTGATCTCAAAAATaagaattgaaaactttttggagAGTGTGCGAGTTGTTCCCGTtgatattatgttttttctGG ATTTAGTGAAGCTGTCGATTCTTATTATCAGAAGATCCGATATCAGGGATATGTTCTTGGAGATCGGTGAATTGTGGCCGAAAGGACTCAAGTCTGATGAAGAAAAGTCCGTGATTTTGAAGGCTTGGCTGAAAAGAATTAGGATCCCACTTGATT ttttctTCTTCTTCGCGATAGCAAACCTGTGCCTGTTCGAGGTGATCCCCTTCATCATGTCTTGCTTCAACATCAGCCACGGAATGGACGTCTATGTGTTTCCTTTTAAACCTCCAAACGTGTGGAATATTAACtcaacttttgtttttctgattACTTACCTATGGGAGATATCGTGCA CTGTACCATGTCAAATGTGTGTCTACCTGCCCTTCGATCTGCTAATCGTGACTATGACGTCAAACGTTAGTGCTCTGTTGAGACTGCTACAGATCGATCTCAAAAACGCCATTAAATTGCGTGATAGCAACATGCTGCTGAAGAATAATATTCACAAATCTGACTCCGATGGGTATCAGGAAGTCAAAACTATTATTGAAACACATCAGAAACTTTTAAG AATAGCAGACCAGCTCAGCAATATATTCGGTATAGTGATATTCATTCACGCCATGTTTGCCGCTCTCGAAATTTGCTTTTTTGGATTTTTGACTGTG ATCTGTGTCGGACCCGCAGAGACCATCGCTAACTTCCTCACCGTGTTGAGCGCAGTTTTCACTATCTTTCTTCTATCGCTTTCTGGACAATTATTGTGTGACACG AGTTCGGAAGTAGCTGACGCCGCGTATCAGAGTTACTGGTATGAGAGCGATGTGAAGGTGAAAAAGCTAATTCTGTTCATAATAATCAG AGCGCAGCGCCCTAGTTATTTGTCTGCACTTGGATTTTCTGAATTAACTCTCAGATCATTTTCTAAG atcaTGAGTTCCTCGTGGACATATTTGTCATTGCTGTTACAAGTCTACGAAGAGACATAA
- the LOC113503842 gene encoding thioredoxin, mitochondrial, which translates to MSNAIILCQSLRSPIRRLANLKRARPITTSVVHNETILVKNNDEFVHKVMNNDKPVIVNFHADWCEPCKILTPKLKELIEPHENLDLAVVDVEDNADLVHTFEVKAVPAVIAIKNGIIIDKFIGLVDADMITGLIDRMAGKKKEST; encoded by the exons ATGTCGAATGCAATAATACTCTGCCAGAGTTTACGATCACCGATCAGAAGGTTGGCTAACCTGAAGCGGGCGAGACCAATAACAACGTCAGTTGTGCACAATGAGACtatattagttaaaaataacGATGAATTTGTACATAAG GTGATGAACAACGACAAGCCGGTGATAGTGAACTTCCACGCGGACTGGTGCGAGCCCTGCAAGATCCTGACGCCGAAGCTGAAGGAGCTGATCGAGCCGCACGAGAACCTCGACCTGGCTGTGGTGGATGTGGAGGATAATGCTGATCTCGTGCATACGTTTGAG GTCAAAGCAGTCCCGGCAGTGATAGCAATAAAAAATGGTATAATAATAGACAAATTTATCGGACTAGTCGACGCAGACATGATCACAGGACTCATAGACAGAATGGCGGGCAAAAAGAAGGAGAGCACGTAA